A DNA window from Leishmania panamensis strain MHOM/PA/94/PSC-1 chromosome 27 sequence contains the following coding sequences:
- a CDS encoding hypothetical protein (TriTrypDB/GeneDB-style sysID: LpmP.27.1000) yields the protein MFSQAKQDSLFSLSRGPSGIVANDKTRNKPLTQAEKYEQALVTAKVFLGDSHARMAKSMDKYNAVLNSNYWFYGYFGGNMVATMAACLALGNRWSFFRAYSGWISVFGGYFGGKACLGAHSSVLLGGVVTQLNHEIEEAKRMDEQTDHIVPDYLREADRLTQVKYELMPTLPEAVEARAHHTERTLDDRANALIEAYMKRKEALERK from the coding sequence ATGTTCTCGCAAGCGAAGCAGGACTCGCTGTTCTCCCTCAGCAGAGGTCCGAGCGGCATCGTGGCTAATGATAAGACGAGGAACAAGCCTCTCACGCAGGCGGAGAAGTACGAGCAGGCGCTTGTCACGGCAAAAGTGTTTCTGGGGGACAGTCACGCACGCATGGCGAAGTCCATGGACAAGTACAACGCGGTTCTGAACAGCAACTACTGGTTCTATGGGTACTTCGGTGGCAACATGGTGGCGACCATGGCGGCCTGTTTGGCGCTGGGCAACCGCTGGTCCTTTTTTAGGGCCTACAGCGGCTGGATCTCAGTCTTTGGCGGCTACTTTGGCGGCAAGGCGTGTCTTGGCGCTCACTCGAGCGTGCTTCTCGGTGGCGTCGTGACACAGCTGAATCACGAGATcgaagaggcgaagcggaTGGATGAGCAGACGGACCACATCGTGCCAGACTACCTGCGCGAGGCGGACAGACTAACACAGGTGAAGTATGAGCTGATGCCGACACTGCCAGAGGCGGTCGAGGCACGTGCCCATCACACAGAGCGCACCCTCGACGACCGTGCCAACGCACTAATTGAGGCGTATATGAAGCGCAAGGAGGCCCTCGAAAGGAAGTAG